In Pseudofrankia saprophytica, one genomic interval encodes:
- a CDS encoding AMIN-like domain-containing (lipo)protein translates to MKRSCTAASALFFLTLGLAVLTVPARAGGPPATPVVPVLTSIHTVHAASAHADLIRFGFQPAAPMDVTARYVPRSALIQDGSGLPVAVRGQSFVQVVLRGAAAHDERGGPTAPRDLFPVPATTNVVQVRLGGDFEGVVTYFIGLREPAPAPPVHPAVDRMEGCVTVSIPTR, encoded by the coding sequence ATGAAGAGGTCGTGCACGGCAGCGAGTGCGCTGTTCTTTCTCACTCTGGGCCTGGCCGTCCTGACGGTTCCGGCGCGAGCCGGCGGACCGCCAGCGACGCCCGTCGTGCCAGTACTGACGAGCATCCATACCGTCCACGCGGCCAGCGCCCACGCGGACCTGATCCGGTTCGGTTTCCAACCGGCCGCTCCCATGGACGTCACGGCCCGGTATGTGCCGCGGTCCGCGCTGATCCAGGACGGCTCTGGCCTTCCCGTCGCCGTGCGAGGCCAGTCGTTCGTCCAGGTGGTGCTCCGGGGTGCCGCGGCCCACGACGAGCGCGGCGGGCCGACGGCCCCGCGTGACCTGTTCCCCGTCCCGGCGACCACCAACGTCGTCCAGGTCCGCCTCGGAGGCGACTTCGAGGGCGTGGTCACCTACTTCATCGGGCTGCGTGAACCCGCGCCCGCGCCGCCCGTACACCCGGCCGTCGACCGTATGGAAGGCTGCGTGACCGTGTCGATTCCGACCAGGTAG
- a CDS encoding MerR family transcriptional regulator → MFEPDPVVSIGEFSRLTYLSVKTLRHYHDVGLLEPASIDPSTGYRRYSLDQVSRAHLIRRLRDLDMPVPEVRAVLRAPDDGARDATIRSHLERMEAELARTRGVVASLRELLSPVPAAPLAVTFLDVAAQPVFAVRATVAAADAGDWYADARLLLDSALAHVDVRAAGPHGATWSHEYFEDERGEVVAFVPVPPGASPRPRDAAAGVEGVELAGGRFAVAEHIGGFDDFDRTYGALGSHVVRHAAGLSDAIREVYRVGPGGDDPSAARTDVYWPVQAAA, encoded by the coding sequence ATGTTCGAACCGGACCCCGTCGTGTCGATCGGTGAGTTCTCCCGCCTCACCTACCTGAGCGTCAAGACGCTGCGGCACTACCACGACGTCGGCCTGCTGGAGCCGGCCTCGATCGACCCGTCGACCGGCTATCGGCGCTACTCGCTGGACCAGGTCTCGCGGGCGCATCTGATCCGCCGGCTGCGGGACCTGGACATGCCGGTGCCGGAGGTGCGCGCGGTCCTGCGGGCGCCCGACGACGGGGCGCGCGACGCGACCATCCGGTCCCACCTGGAGCGGATGGAGGCGGAGCTCGCCAGAACGCGGGGCGTCGTTGCCTCGCTGCGCGAGCTGCTCTCACCCGTACCGGCCGCGCCGCTGGCCGTGACGTTCCTGGACGTGGCGGCGCAGCCGGTCTTCGCCGTACGGGCGACCGTAGCGGCGGCCGACGCGGGTGACTGGTACGCGGACGCACGGCTGCTGCTGGACTCCGCGCTCGCCCACGTCGACGTGCGCGCGGCCGGGCCGCACGGGGCGACCTGGTCCCACGAGTACTTCGAGGACGAGCGCGGCGAGGTCGTGGCGTTCGTGCCGGTCCCGCCCGGCGCCTCGCCTCGCCCGCGGGATGCCGCCGCGGGCGTCGAGGGCGTCGAACTGGCCGGCGGACGGTTCGCCGTCGCCGAGCACATCGGCGGGTTCGACGACTTCGACCGCACGTACGGCGCGCTCGGCAGCCATGTCGTCCGCCACGCGGCCGGCCTCTCGGACGCGATCCGTGAGGTCTACCGCGTCGGGCCGGGCGGCGACGACCCGTCCGCCGCTCGTACCGACGTCTACTGGCCCGTCCAGGCCGCCGCCTGA
- a CDS encoding VOC family protein yields the protein MSLAIANVVVDSTDTLALARFWSDLLGAPIADGATADWATVTSTPPFSFALVPDRNPGKNVLHVDLASADAAAEVDRAVGLGAKRVADHDGWTTLADPEGNLFDIAGL from the coding sequence ATGTCTCTCGCCATTGCCAACGTGGTCGTCGACAGCACCGACACGCTCGCGCTCGCGCGGTTCTGGTCCGACCTGCTCGGCGCGCCGATCGCCGACGGCGCCACCGCCGACTGGGCGACCGTCACGAGCACGCCGCCGTTCTCCTTCGCGCTCGTCCCGGACAGGAACCCCGGCAAGAACGTGCTGCACGTCGACCTGGCGTCCGCGGACGCCGCGGCCGAGGTCGACCGGGCGGTCGGCCTCGGCGCGAAGCGGGTCGCCGACCACGATGGCTGGACGACCCTGGCCGACCCGGAAGGCAACCTGTTCGACATCGCCGGCCTCTGA
- a CDS encoding lipase family protein — protein MKSKNFPVYRGLERRLAGLARDDQPDDVVRHVLAVCSGYAYGEVESTQRDPDEPRGINALSAMLVRMGLPRNRCRIITERNDAMLIRSTVFVVQSENRDVVILVYRGTDPSSLMNWLTDMEIHSREPSLVDLGGRSAYPVHAGFYRNLRSTRSEVLRTLQFAMARRPLEDAGKPSPAPARLADRERPALYVTGHSLGGAMAAIMGLMLMTDPAYQDELGTALRAVYTFGQPMVGPAGIDEGYATVPRAYRAPVFRYIYRQDPVPRVPAADLGPFTHFGAEYRYDGQWTASTRPIRQMPSILGFGGAFLAFPLEQIPIFSGLLPYTISDHFPQNYIEACANHRSEYGDDRTEKISDLPRCRVPLPVPLPSIPLPSMRHLPLPKAWPVTARLPVSALGSLRLLRDLTQR, from the coding sequence GTGAAGAGCAAGAATTTCCCGGTGTATCGAGGTCTGGAACGACGCCTGGCCGGGCTCGCGCGTGACGACCAGCCGGATGACGTGGTCCGCCACGTTCTGGCGGTCTGTTCCGGGTACGCGTACGGGGAGGTCGAGTCCACCCAGCGCGACCCTGACGAGCCGCGGGGTATCAACGCACTGTCCGCCATGCTGGTGCGGATGGGCCTGCCCCGCAACAGGTGCCGCATCATCACCGAGCGAAACGACGCCATGCTCATACGCTCGACGGTTTTCGTCGTGCAGAGCGAGAACCGAGACGTCGTCATTCTCGTATACCGCGGCACCGACCCGTCCAGCCTGATGAACTGGCTTACGGACATGGAGATCCACTCGCGCGAGCCAAGCCTGGTCGATCTCGGCGGTCGCAGCGCCTACCCCGTGCACGCCGGCTTCTACCGGAATCTGCGGTCGACCAGGTCCGAGGTCCTGCGGACCCTTCAGTTCGCGATGGCGAGGCGGCCCCTGGAGGACGCCGGCAAGCCTTCACCCGCGCCCGCGCGGCTCGCCGACCGCGAAAGACCGGCGCTCTACGTCACGGGCCACAGCCTCGGTGGAGCCATGGCAGCGATCATGGGCCTGATGCTCATGACCGACCCCGCGTACCAGGACGAGCTCGGTACGGCGCTGCGGGCCGTCTACACCTTCGGTCAGCCCATGGTCGGCCCGGCCGGGATCGACGAGGGCTACGCGACCGTGCCGCGGGCGTACCGGGCGCCGGTGTTTCGCTACATCTACCGGCAGGACCCGGTGCCCCGGGTACCGGCCGCCGACCTCGGCCCCTTCACCCACTTCGGCGCCGAGTACCGCTACGACGGGCAGTGGACGGCGAGCACTCGGCCGATCCGCCAGATGCCCAGCATTCTTGGCTTCGGTGGGGCCTTCCTCGCGTTTCCCCTGGAGCAGATCCCGATCTTCAGCGGGCTGTTGCCCTACACGATCTCCGATCACTTCCCGCAGAACTACATCGAGGCCTGCGCCAACCACCGCAGCGAGTACGGCGACGACCGGACGGAGAAGATCTCCGATCTTCCGCGGTGCCGTGTTCCTCTGCCTGTTCCACTGCCGTCGATTCCACTGCCGTCGATGCGGCACCTCCCGCTACCGAAGGCCTGGCCGGTCACGGCCCGGCTCCCGGTCTCCGCCCTCGGTTCACTGCGGCTCCTGCGCGACCTCACCCAGCGGTGA
- a CDS encoding PadR family transcriptional regulator: protein MSVRHALLALLSEGPKYGLQLRQEFEARTGEVWPLNVGQVYTTVARLERDGLVASDDSEDPGPQRAYRITPEGGEELAAWLRTPPAAEAPPRDELVIKILVAARLPGVDVAQIIQAHRRHLVETMSRFTRLKQDATEDDLGLLLVADAEIFRLEAFVRWLDAADARLRHHAPVAVFPAVPSTAEGPTAAAGAPARRGSGARAAR, encoded by the coding sequence ATGAGCGTGCGACATGCCCTGCTGGCCCTGCTGAGCGAGGGGCCGAAGTACGGGCTCCAGCTGCGCCAGGAGTTCGAGGCGCGCACCGGTGAGGTCTGGCCGCTCAACGTCGGCCAGGTTTACACGACCGTCGCCCGGCTGGAACGGGACGGACTGGTCGCCTCCGACGACAGCGAGGACCCGGGGCCGCAGCGGGCCTACCGGATCACGCCGGAGGGGGGCGAGGAACTGGCCGCCTGGCTGCGGACACCGCCGGCGGCAGAGGCTCCGCCCCGGGACGAGCTGGTCATCAAGATCCTGGTGGCGGCACGGCTGCCTGGCGTCGACGTCGCCCAGATCATCCAGGCGCACCGGCGCCACCTGGTCGAGACGATGAGCAGGTTCACCCGGCTGAAGCAGGACGCCACCGAGGACGACCTCGGCCTGCTCCTGGTCGCGGACGCCGAGATCTTCCGGCTGGAGGCGTTCGTGCGGTGGCTGGACGCCGCGGACGCGCGCCTGCGTCACCATGCGCCGGTGGCCGTTTTCCCGGCGGTCCCTTCGACGGCCGAGGGCCCCACCGCCGCGGCGGGGGC